A window of Pueribacillus theae contains these coding sequences:
- a CDS encoding HAMP domain-containing sensor histidine kinase — protein sequence MDRKKLSNIQWQFVRFSILICLVMTVFVIVLIFIDHPKDILLFIKKQTWGIPVVLSLLLAAIMIGAIFGYVNGNHLKKRFEILIQSTLAFERGNFSHRAPHLGYDEIGQMGKHLNDMASRVEAQVASLQRLSSEKAEWNETLKQTAIAEERQRLARELHDAVSQQLFAISMMTSAVSKTIEEQPEKASSQIEMIEKMAGEAQSEMRALLLHLRPTHLEGKRLKEGVENLLNELKSKHELSIKWQVEEITGLAKGIEDHLFRIIQEAISNTLRHAKAYSIALHLYVINDQVRLKITDDGVGFDADEKKTSSYGLRSMVERVNEIGGVIEIFSRPQKGTQIEVKIPLVKMNQ from the coding sequence ATGGATCGAAAAAAGCTATCGAATATTCAATGGCAATTCGTTCGTTTTTCAATCTTGATTTGCCTTGTTATGACTGTATTCGTGATTGTGCTTATTTTTATAGACCATCCTAAAGATATTCTATTGTTTATCAAAAAACAAACTTGGGGGATACCGGTCGTTCTTTCGCTGCTTTTGGCTGCCATTATGATTGGCGCAATTTTTGGATATGTAAATGGCAATCATTTGAAAAAGCGCTTCGAAATACTCATTCAATCTACGCTTGCATTTGAGAGGGGTAATTTTTCGCACCGCGCTCCTCATTTAGGTTACGATGAAATCGGGCAAATGGGGAAGCACTTAAACGATATGGCTAGCAGAGTTGAAGCGCAAGTTGCATCATTACAGCGCTTGTCTTCAGAAAAGGCAGAATGGAATGAAACATTGAAACAGACTGCCATAGCGGAAGAAAGACAAAGGCTTGCACGTGAACTGCATGATGCTGTTAGCCAGCAGCTGTTTGCAATTTCAATGATGACATCAGCGGTAAGTAAAACGATTGAAGAACAACCGGAAAAAGCAAGCAGCCAAATTGAAATGATCGAAAAGATGGCGGGCGAAGCACAGTCTGAAATGCGTGCATTGCTGCTTCACTTAAGGCCTACACATTTAGAAGGCAAACGTCTTAAAGAAGGTGTAGAAAATCTTTTAAACGAGTTAAAGTCCAAACATGAGCTGTCGATTAAATGGCAAGTTGAAGAAATTACTGGATTAGCGAAGGGAATAGAAGATCATTTATTTAGAATCATTCAAGAAGCGATATCTAACACACTTCGTCACGCAAAAGCATATTCCATTGCACTTCATCTATATGTTATAAACGATCAGGTTAGGCTCAAAATTACTGATGACGGCGTTGGTTTTGATGCTGACGAGAAGAAAACATCGTCATATGGCTTACGTTCCATGGTGGAGCGGGTAAATGAAATAGGCGGCGTCATTGAAATTTTTTCACGCCCGCAAAAAGGAACACAGATCGAAGTGAAAATCCCTTTAGTTAAAATGAACCAATAA